ACAACAGAACaagataaagctatacacaaaagttcagctcaatatctcaaggcattgcaaaaaataatccaaaaaacaaattttcatatctctaAGTTTGAGGGGCATAACTGTTAAAAATttgtaaatcgccatgaaagtcaaacttgacctgCAGCAGTGTATagtaaagttatacacaaaagacggatggacagacagagacagacagaaagaatgAGAGAGCTTTTGTCTCTCAAAATGGTATTAACATGTGTAGTGGTCCTTGGACTAAAAgtcataaattgttttatagtaAAGGTCTTATTTCATCCATAAACATTTATTGAAGTATGTGACTACAGTACAaaatactaataaacaaaactgaatATGATTGCAAAAATTGTTAAagatgttattttgtaatgtgCATTATTGCTTCAGCCACTGGATTATTTGTAATAACTTTCCCTGCTTTACAGAATCGCCATGAGAGATGATTTTGTAATGTGCATTATTGCTTCAGCCACTGGATTATTTGTAATAACTTTCCCTGCTTTACAGAATCGCCATGAGAGATGATTTTGTAATGTGCATTATTGCTTCTGCCACTGGATTATTTGTAATAACTTTCCCTGCTTTACAGAATCGCCATGAGAGATGATTTTGTAATGTGCATTATTGCTTTCAGCCACTGGATTATTTGTAATAACTTTCCCTGCTTTACAGAATCGCCATGAGAGATGATTTTGTAATGTGCATTATTGCTTCAGCCACTGGATTATTTGTAATAACTTTCCCTGCTTTACAGAATCGCCATGAGAGATGATTTTGTAATGTGCATTATTGCTTCAGCCACTGGATTATTTGTAATAACTTTCCCTGCTTTACAGAATCGCCATGAGAGATGATTTTGTAATGTGCATTATTGCTTCAGCCACTGGATTATTTGTAATAACTTTCCCTGCTTTACAGAATCGCCATGAGAGATGATTTTGTAATGTGCATTATTGCTTCAGCCACTGGATTATTTGTAATAACTTTCCCTGCTTTACAGAATCGCCATGAGAGATGATTTTGTAATGTGCATTATTGCTTCTGCCACTGGATTATTTGTAATAACTTTCCCTGCTTTACAGAATCGCCATGAGAGATGATTTTGTAATGTGCATTATTGCTTCAGCCACTGGATTATTTGTAATAACTTTCCCTGCTTTACAGAATCGCCATGAGAGATGATTTTGTAATGTGCATTATTGCTTCAGCCACTGGATTATTTGTAATAACTTTCCCTGCTTTACAGAATCGCCATGAGAGATGATTTTGTAATGTGCATTATTGCTTCAGCCACTGGATTATTTGTAATAACTTTCCCTGCTTTACAGAATCGCCATGAGAGATGATTTTGTAATGTGCATTATTGCTTCAGCCACTGGATTATTTGTAATAACTTTCCCTGCTTTACAGAATCACTATGagatgaattttgttttttaaagtttgttttgtttaacaccacaagagcatattgattaattaatcattggctattagatgtaaaacatttggtaattctgactgtagtcatcagaggaaacctgctacaatttttctaatgcagcaagggatctttcatatgcactttcccacagacaggaaagcacataccacagcttttgaccagttatggtgcactggttggaatgagaaaaaaacaatcagttgaatggatccaccaagatggtttgatcctgtgatgccagcacctcaagtgagcactcaaccgggtgagctaaatcccgcccccatgAGAAATGACTATCCATGCGCATGTTAACAAAACTTTAGTAATTTTGATCTATAGTGTAGAGTTAACACTGTTCAGGCAACTAGGCATGTCATAAAGGTATGCATATGATAGGTGTGATTTAAGACAGTCACTGTAATTTAGTGTCAAAATAATGACAAgctcaaaataataaaatttaatcaaGTTTTACTGATCTAGAACTTatattttgtgagaaactgatctaagcACAAAACTTATATTAAAGTAACTTACTggttgaacaaatataattcaaaCAACCatacaattggttacctaggtttAAATCACATGAACAGATTTTTGGTCATCTAAGATTCTGGAATACTGCCCCTAGTAAAATGTGGAAATGAGGGGTATAGCGACTGTATAACCAAAAAGTCAGTTTGAAAGTGTGTGAGTTAGCTGGAGACCGAGACAATGTGTGTATTAATGACCGTTACCTGAACAGACTCTGGTGTGTACTTTGAGTCTGAATCCCAGGGAACTGGCTGTCCTTCACACCCAAACATCACTGTCAAGTGGTCAAGGAAACTGAAATGGATGTagatacatgacattgtataatTAAATGTCTGATGAACAATAAAAAATCTATTTAAAACCACTGAcaattttcatttacaatacTGAATTACCTTCTCAGTCGCGCATTTGTGAATCTATTTGAAATTGCCGTACTCATATGTTGGATCTATAAATAAGTAGaagcatgttttgtttaatgacacccaatCGTGTAAAGTAATATGGCAAATGCAACTTATTTTGCTGGAAAATTCATGCAGATATTTTAGACTTTTGGACACTTGATTCACAACATACCAGTGCGTATATCTACTCTGCTGTAGCATTTTTCATTAAATTATTGTATAAAAGTGTAGTAAAAGtgtacaaaatttaattataaaaaatgtgagtaaaagttataaatttgtacacccttaatgtgtttttggtcaaaAAATAATCCAGTAGTCTGAAGGTTAAGCACTGATTGTTttctagtatatttttattgtttccaaaacacttttactttttttcttaggtataaccaaactgaaattctttacaaaacatttttgttggagGATGGGACAAACTATAATTAATTATCAACAGCAAGTTTTTATGAACCTTACACATACAGGCACATATTGACAGAAACTGACGAAACTCACTATCAATGAACAAAAATACCTTGAATTTTCACAGAATGCTTCTATAAAATCTGTCTCGCCATATTCTGGGTAGAAAAACATCACTGGCCAATGAAGAACTCCATTTTCATCTATGTGGACCTTGGCTCCTGATGGATTGCAAGTCTCTACATTAGTTAACAGCAGAGGGTTTACTTTTTTCAACACAGATGTCTGCTTGACATTTCCTAGATGAATTCCTCGACTCTGAGAACACAagttaaaaaaaggtttgtcttgtttaacacgagcacactgatttactcatcatcggctactggatgtcaaacatttggtaattttgacatatagtcttagagaagaaacccactaaatttttccattagtagtaagggatcttttatatacaccatcccacagacaggatagcacataccacggcctttgatataccagtcatgatgcactggcttgaacgagaaagtccaatggggccaccaacgTGCATCAATGttagaccaaccacacatcaagcgagtgctttaccactgggctacgtcccacccatctGAGAACACAAAGGTAAGGAAAagaaggtttgtttaatgacacagcATATTTAAAGTTTTAGCTATATGGTGTCTAAAAAGTGTTTTAGACTACTGACTTTCCCACTTCTTTCAGAATACCTGTCACTGACTGGGATAGATGAATTATTGCCAGCTAAGTAGTTTCTTACAATACCAAATggcctaaaaaaaatattttttttatcaaatttgaTATTGACTAATTGTAGAATGGTGCCTTTAGAATCTGATGTTTGGAGGGGGTTGGAAAGAGTTAAAAATaggtttttacaaaatatggtaTGGACACAGAAATGAACAAAGGGCAGGATGGTAGTTCATCAGGGATGTGAGTGACCAAATGTCAAAAACTCTAAAAATTGCTCGGTGGTGTTTGGGGCCGACAGGCTCCGACTAAGAGGattgggggtggtggggggggggggggaacgccCCCCTGAAGGAGGAGCTATTTTTCCTATTTAGATCACAAAAATGGTCATGTAATGATACGTATTCAAAAGCTTACTGCCCTGTGTAGCGTCGGCTCCacacagcacggttctgcacaggacggTCTATGGTAGGCTATAGGCTATGTGGCGTGTACGGgtcattgatgatgatgataataacttgtttaacgtgcccatataccactagggtttcgaacacgcccatcccgagtccgacctccgataagatcggtgacctgactcgggatggagggggggggggggggggtagagttgaaaatgggcagaattttgaaaatagcaattagtaaaaaagttaatagaataaatttaaaaacaaaaacaaaataacttacaagccaaaaataaaatgaattgactgctcggctgaatatttatatcatttggagcattttagaaggacagtccaaaattaaataagagaaagaagagaggatcggactatttaataataataaaaaaaaaagaagtaatttcgacataatcttttgaacgcagatctaaaagtttaaagtccgatcgatatgtccacgtgagtggcctcgttaaggccgtttgggtgcacagcttatagggacgagatgggttgcatcccatcaagaaaccccctagattgacaattgatagacgttgaaggtgtagtgctgtgctgaaatacagatcttgagaagccggatccgtctgaacgagagagagtatcagactagggtatagtccagtcgtcatgggttggtatagtggtgtggacaggcccgactccggaggatacgagatggtaacactataaagcaaataaagtctagaaaagagtagtaggggccgaccccgcttcctatttcttcttagagtggggcggtcaatcttccagtgctgctaggacaggctcggacatgtagagactaaacgcgaacaactgtggcgttctgcagaatgaccgtcatacgagtcacgaaaaaacaagtcaacatagtcagacggagaaatgacgtggaggcgaagAATCTCgataaaaaagaatccaacctggtggtgcagactgtcgaaacgagaagcgttccagcgttcaatcagttccaatggccgcatacatcccagtagaaaacttcatttcgctgacaaaaacaacaaaatgaaggatccccaagtcgagcacacgaaagtcTTTTACTGTCACTATAGACCTACAGATATAGCGATATTAGCATACATTTCAGTGAGCTAACTTTAGACAATATAAACGTGTTCTAccatatatagacacacaccgATAGAAAGAAATAACGGAACACGTCGTTTTTGtacaccaaatttaattcactattactAAAAGAGGAGTaatatttgtgtaaaatattgaaagaaagaaagaacgaaagaaatgctttatttaacgacgcactcaacacattttattttacggatatatggcgtcagacatatcgttaagcaccacacagattttgagagaaaacccgctgtcgcaacttcatgggctactctttccgattagcagcaagggatcttttatttgcgcttcccacaggctggataacacaaaccattgagccttgcggagcactcactcagggtttaccagcctcgatggtgtcgtggcaggccatcggtctacaggctggtaggtactgggttcggatcccagtagaggcatgggatttttaatccagataccgactccaaaccctgagtgagtgctccgcaaggctcaatgggtaggtgtaaaccacttgcaccgaccagtgatccataactggttcaacaaaggccatggtttgtgctatcctgcctgtgggaagcgcaaataaaagatcccttgctgcctgttgtaaaagagtagcctatgtggcgacagcgggtttcctctaaaaagaaatctgtgtggtccttaaccatatgtctgacgccatataaccgtaaataaaatgtgttgagtgcattgttaaataaaacacttctttctttcactcagggtttggatgtaaaatattgcATTGCATGTTGGGTG
The sequence above is drawn from the Gigantopelta aegis isolate Gae_Host chromosome 6, Gae_host_genome, whole genome shotgun sequence genome and encodes:
- the LOC121375530 gene encoding tetratricopeptide repeat protein 4-like, which encodes QCARVKQDKPFFNLCSQSRGIHLGNVKQTSVLKKVNPLLLTNVETCNPSGAKVHIDENGVLHWPVMFFYPEYGETDFIEAFCENSSFLDHLTVMFGCEGQPVPWDSDSKYTPESVQIYFENREEEKLYSVPRETTLLNALQHEKYVITGGSPSFILLAVPSKFATEFLKKYNT